Proteins encoded in a region of the Zea mays cultivar B73 chromosome 2, Zm-B73-REFERENCE-NAM-5.0, whole genome shotgun sequence genome:
- the LOC541730 gene encoding myb-related protein 306, translating to MGRPPCCDKVGVKKGPWTPEEDLMLVSYVQEHGPGNWRAVPTNTGLMRCSKSCRLRWTNYLRPGIKRGNFTDQEEKLIIHLQALLGNRWAAIASYLPERTDNDIKNYWNTHLKKKLKKMQAGEGGGGDGDGAAGASEGGAVATAGAGGKRPAVPKGQWERRLQTDIHTARQALRDALSLEPSPSASAPPPAKVEPLPATAPGYTTYASSAENIARLLEGWLRPGSGGGKGPEASGSTSTTATTQQRPQCSGEGAASASASHSGGAPANAAAQTPECSTETSKVAGAGAAPPAFSMLESWLLDDGMGHGEDGLMTDVVPLGDPSEFF from the exons ATGGGGAGGCCGCCGTGCTGCGACAAGGTGGGAGTGAAGAAAGGGCCGTGGACCCCCGAGGAGGACCTCATGCTCGTCTCCTATGTCCAGGAGCACGGCCCCGGGAACTGGCGCGCCGTGCCGACCAACACCG GGCTGATGCGGTGCAGCAAGAGCTGCAGGTTGCGGTGGACAAACTACCTCCGGCCGGGAATCAAGCGCGGCAACTTTACCGACCAGGAGGagaagctcatcatccacctccaGGCTCTCCTTGGCAACCG GTGGGCGGCGATAGCGTCCTACTTGCCGGAGAGGACGGACAACGACATCAAGAACTACTGGAACACGCACCTCAAGAAGAAGCTGAAGAAGATGCAGGCCGGCGAAGGGGGCGGGGGAGACGGCGACGGCGCAGCAGGTGCCTCGGAAGGCGGCGCCGTCGCCACCGCAGGCGCGGGAGGGAAGCGCCCGGCGGTGCCCAAGGGGCAGTGGGAGCGGCGGCTGCAGACCGACATCCACACGGCGCGGCAGGCTCTGCGCGACGCGCTCTCGCTGGAACCTTCGCCTTCGGCTTCGGCGCCGCCGCCGGCTAAGGTGGAGCCTCTGCCGGCGACCGCCCCGGGGTACACGACGTACGCGTCTAGCGCCGAGAACATCGCgcggctgctggaggggtggctgcgCCCCGGCAGCGGAGGGGGCAAGGGGCCCGAGGCGTCGGGCTCGACGTCGACGACGGCCACGACGCAGCAGCGGCCGCAGTGCTCCGGTGAGGGCGCGGCGTCCGCGTCGGCGAGCCACAGCGGCGGAGCGCCCGCGAACGCGGCGGCGCAGACGCCCGAGTGCTCGACGGAGACCAGCAAGGTGGCCGGCgcgggcgccgcgccgccggcgttCTCGATGCTGGAGAGCTGGCTCCTCGACGACGGCATGGGGCACGGCGAGGACGGGCTCATGACCGACGTGGTGCCACTAGGGGACCCCAGTGAGTTCTTTTAA